The following are encoded together in the Pseudomonadota bacterium genome:
- a CDS encoding DUF2845 domain-containing protein yields the protein MALMMSWMPMMRKLLLALLTISLLLGGDAPSLRQDIKFRSLVGTSFAAGGAMICGPKIIHAGDSQYLLIARFGKPESREFVGVAQIGDACVKAEEWLYVCRQYAKPKMYVIRIVGTTISSIRWLPDVQ from the coding sequence TTGGCGTTAATGATGTCATGGATGCCAATGATGCGTAAATTATTATTAGCCCTGTTGACCATTAGCTTACTTCTCGGTGGCGACGCGCCGTCATTACGCCAGGATATCAAGTTCCGATCCCTTGTCGGCACTTCATTTGCTGCCGGTGGGGCCATGATTTGTGGCCCGAAAATCATTCATGCGGGTGATAGCCAGTATCTTTTGATTGCTCGCTTCGGCAAGCCCGAGAGCCGGGAGTTTGTGGGGGTGGCCCAGATTGGCGATGCTTGTGTCAAGGCCGAAGAATGGCTCTATGTCTGCCGTCAATATGCCAAGCCCAAGATGTATGTGATTAGGATCGTGGGCACGACGATTAGCTCGATAAGGTGGTTGCCGGATGTGCAGTGA
- a CDS encoding VOC family protein, translating to MIKIKSWNMILYCKKWKETVSFYHSLLNLPVITSLDWFVEFRLGDTSCLSLADASRTSIESNGGKGVTITFEVDDIQIARLNLVRMGLKEPAVKDHPWGARVIHVHDPEGNRVEFWR from the coding sequence ATGATAAAGATAAAATCCTGGAATATGATTTTGTACTGTAAAAAATGGAAGGAGACGGTCTCTTTTTATCATTCCTTGCTGAACCTGCCGGTCATAACCTCTCTGGATTGGTTTGTTGAATTCAGACTCGGTGATACTTCATGTCTGAGTCTTGCGGATGCATCCCGAACCTCGATTGAAAGCAATGGCGGCAAGGGGGTCACTATCACTTTTGAAGTAGACGATATTCAGATTGCTCGCTTAAACCTAGTCCGCATGGGATTAAAGGAGCCGGCGGTAAAAGATCATCCTTGGGGCGCTCGGGTAATTCATGTGCATGATCCCGAAGGCAATCGAGTTGAGTTTTGGCGTTAA
- a CDS encoding pyridoxamine 5'-phosphate oxidase family protein, translating to MRRKDRKITTVEALAILDQGEYGVLSTVSSAQGPYGIPINYCLVNECLYFHCALEGKKIDHIRNDSRVSFCVVGQTEVLPDKFATRYESCIVQGLASEVFGEEKQGALAGLIRKYSEDFIAEGRRYIESSSDKTKVFRISMEDVSGKARK from the coding sequence ATGCGAAGAAAAGATCGAAAGATAACCACTGTCGAAGCCTTGGCGATTCTCGATCAAGGCGAATATGGTGTGTTAAGCACCGTCTCTTCGGCTCAGGGGCCCTACGGTATCCCGATAAATTATTGTCTGGTTAACGAATGTCTCTACTTCCACTGCGCCCTTGAGGGAAAGAAGATCGACCATATTCGTAATGATTCCCGAGTCTCCTTTTGTGTGGTGGGCCAGACCGAGGTGCTTCCGGATAAATTTGCGACCAGATACGAGAGCTGTATCGTTCAGGGGCTTGCATCCGAAGTCTTCGGAGAAGAGAAACAAGGAGCTCTTGCAGGGCTTATCCGCAAATATTCCGAAGACTTTATTGCCGAAGGCCGGAGATATATCGAGAGCTCCAGCGATAAGACGAAAGTCTTCAGAATCTCCATGGAGGATGTTTCGGGAAAGGCGAGAAAATAG